The sequence below is a genomic window from bacterium.
AGCGTGCCGCCCGCGAGGCGCTCGACCGCGAGCGCCGCCGGCAGTGCGGCCTCGGTCTCGAAGCGGAAGAGCAGCTCCTCGAGCAAAACGGCGAGCAGGGTCGGCGCGTCGGCGGCGTGGAGCGCCAGGGCGCGCCACTCGCGCGGAGCGATCTCGCCCTCGGCCAGGAGGCCGCCGAAGGCCGCCACCGCGGCGCCGAGCGCGGCGGCTGCCGTCTCGCCTTCGGCCTCCAGGCGCAGATCGC
It includes:
- a CDS encoding archease, encoding MSAEARLRPAGGDLRLEAEGETAAAALGAAVAAFGGLLAEGEIAPREWRALALHAADAPTLLAVLLEELLFRFETEAALPAALAVERLAGGTLAGRLGWEPFDPARHAPGLGVKAVTWHDLEFGERDGHWRLAVLLDL